The following is a genomic window from Desulfobaccales bacterium.
CCCCGCCGGAGTCATTGGGGTGGTCACCTTATGGTCCCGGCCGGAGTATGTCCGGGACCGCTTCCAGGCAGCGGGGGTGGACCTGGACCCGGCCACCAGCCCGGTGGCGGTCTTCGGCACCCTCTACGGCAACGGCCTGCGGGAGATGCTGCGCAATCTCCTGTGGAATCCCCAGATCCAGGAGCTGTGGCTGTGCGGCCGGGATCTGTCCGGCTCCCGCACCGAGCTCCTGCATTTCTTCCGCTACGGTCTGGAGCCGGTGCCCGAAGCCGCCATCCAGTATCTCAGCGGGGACGGTCTGCCCCGGCACCCCTGGCGCATCGTGGGCACCCACCGCCTCATTGACGGTCTGGTGACCCCGGAGCACTTCCCGCGGCCGCCCCGGCTGGTGGACCTGGGATCTCCGGAGGGGGAGGGATCCTTGGAGCGCCTGCGGGCCGCCTGGGCCGCCTTCCGGCCGCCGACTACCGCGGGCTTGCGCCGGCCCGAGGCCGTACCGCCCCTGCCCCAGGTGCACATCGAGCACTTCCCCAGCAATCCCCGGGCCCACCAGGTGGTGCAGGACACCCCTCTCGAGGCCTGGCTGGAGCTGGTGTATCTCTTGCGGCGCTTCGGCCGCCGGGTCAGCTTGGCCAAAGGGGAGCGCCTGGAGCTGCAAAACGTCCGGGTGGTGGTGGAAGAGCCACAGAAAGCCACGCCGGAGCAGCTCCGGGAGCTGAATCTCGACCCGGCGCGGGTGGAGCGCTATTACCAGGACTTCCTGAAGCCCGAGCTCCCTCCGGATGCCAGCTACACCTACGGCCACCGCCTGCGCACTTACTTCGGGGTGGATGCGCCCGCGGTCCTGGCGGCCCGGCTCCAGGCCGACCCCGAGGACCGTAAGGCCTATTTCACCCTGTGGGATAACCGCCGGGACCTGTCCGGGGAAGAGAGCCGCCCCTGCCTGGTGTCGGTGTATGTCCGCAAATTCGAGGGCCGACTCACCCTCACCGCCACCTTCCGCACCCACAACGGCCTGGACGCCTGGCTCCTGAACCTGTACGGCCTCATGCGTCTGCAACGTGAGATAGCAGGGCAAGCGGGTCTGCCCTCCGGGGCCATCACCGTGTTCAGCCATTCCATCTCCTTGGACCCGAGGGAGCTGGACCGGGCCGCGGCGGTGGCCGGCAAACGCCGCTGGCGCCTGCGCCTGGACCCCATGGGCTATTTCCGCATCACCCTGGACGGGGGCGAAATCCTGGTGGAGCACCGCTTTGGGGATGCCACCCTGACGGAATACCGGGGGAAGAGCGCCGTGAGCCTGCAGCACCAGATCGCCCGGGATCTGGCCCTTTCGGATATCAACCATGCCATGTATCTGGGCCGCCAGTTGGCCCGGGCGGAGCTGGCCCTGAAAGAAGGCCGGGAATTTGTCCAGGATTGATTTCACTTGCGAGGCACGGTCATGACGCCGCGTTTCATCTACATTGACTGGGACGGGCCTTACTCTTTTGATGAGCTGGACGAGCTGGACGACCGCAGCTCGGATTACGGCATCTATCAGGTGTACGGCAACCATCCCCTCTATGGCGAGGAGGTGCTCCTGTATCTGGGCACCACCGACGAGGGCACCTTTGCCCACAAACTCCGGGGCGAACGGGAGTATTGGGAGGCGGAGCCCGAGTTTCACCCCCTAAGCCTTTACGTAGGCCGGCTGGCGGGGCTCTCCACCCCCTCCGGCGAGGTCTGGGCCCAGGAGATTGATCTCGCGGCCCGGCTCCTCATCTACGCCCATGCCCCGGCCTTCAACGGCCGGGAGGTGGGGGCCAACCCCGACGCCGACCTGGCGGATCTGCATATCATCAACTGGGGCAACTACCGGGATCTGGCGCCTGAGGTCTCCGGCGCCCGCTGGCTGTATAAATTCGAGGAGCTGCCCAGCTACAACATCTATGGCCGTCACGGCGAGTCGCACTGAGGCGGGGAAAGGGAATTGGGCGATTGTGGCTCCTTGCAGCCCGAGCCTGCCCCGCGTCTGGGAGAAGCCTCAGGAGGCCGGGGCGCCTGAAGCCTCCGGGCTCATCCTGGTGGGCACGGTGCATGGCGATCCGAAGGGCCATGCCCGGGTCCGGCACCTGCTGGAGCAGCTCCGGCCTGAGGCCGTGAGCGTGGAGATCAGCTCCTTTTCCGTGCGCTACCGGACGCGCCACGGACCCGGCTGGCAGCGCCAACTGGAGGGGGCTTTGGCCGTTTTGCCGCCCGAGGTGAAGGAACACCTGGCGGTGCGCCGCCTGGCCGCCACCGTGAGACTCCCATATGAATGGCAGGCGGCGGTGGCTTTCGGCCGCCGGCACCGGGTGCCGGTCGTGGCGGTGGACGCCAGCGCTCCGGCCCGGGAGCATCTGCCCCGATATGCCCGAAAGCTTCTCACCCCGGAGAACCTCCTCGCCTTGGCCGCCCTGCCCGATGGCCCCGTCACGGCATGGGCGGCCGGGGAATACCGCCGGGCCCGCCTGTGTGCCTGGCGGCCCTTGAGGTGGCTTCCGGGGGAAACCCTGGCGGAAGTGCAGCACCGGGAGGAGGTCATGGCCCGGCGGCTGCGGCGGCTGGCCCGCCGGTTCCGGTGCCTGGTGCACCTGGGCGGCTGGGAGCATCTGGCCCCCCGGGAGCCGGAGGGGAACCTCTTTGACCGGCTGGCGGACCTTCACCCCCGGCGCTGGCTGTTGGAGGACGTGGAGGCGCGGCCGGCCCGGCCCGCTCTCTGAGGGAGGACCTGGTATGGAGAAACGCCGCCTCACCCTGCCCGTGGCCCCGGACCGGCGCATCAGCCTGGAGCTGGCCGTGCCCCGCACCGCCTCCATGGAGGCCCTGCTGGTCTTGGCCCACGGCGCCAACAACACCATGGATCACCCCGTCATCCAGGGGGTGGCGGAGCGCCTGGCCCGGGAGGGCGTGGTCACCGCCCGCTTCAACTTCCCCTACAGCGAAGCCGGCCGCTCCCACCCGGACCCGGATCCGGTCCTGGAGGGGGTCTTCCGGCTGGTGGTGGAATACCTGAGCGAACTGGAGGAGTTCAAGGGCCTGGGGCTGTTTATCGGCGGCAAATCCATGGGAGGCCGCATCGCCGCGCAGCTGGCCGCCCAGGGCCTGGGGGTCAACGGCCTGGTGTTCCTGGGCTATCCTCTGCACCCGCCGGGCCGGCCGGAGCAGCTCCGGGACCGCCCCTTGTATGCCCTGCCCTGCCCGGTCTTATTCATCCAGGGCGCCAGCGACCCCTTCTGCCACTTCGACCGCCTGGGGCCGGTCCTGGCCAAAATCCCGGTGCGCACCGACCTGCATGTGCTGCCGGGCCTGGGGCATTCCTTTGAGTGCGGCCAGACCATCGCCCAGGACACCCTGGACGAGGTGAGCCGGGTCATCGTGGGCTGGCTGGACAGTTTGTGAGGTTGTGGGGAGGGGGCTAGGGGCCAATGGCCCTTACACCTTCCCCAAACGCACCCCCCTCCCTTATGAAGGGAGGGAGAAATTTAGGGGCTCAGGAGAGGGAGGGAGCTTACCCTTCGGGTAATTTTATGAGCGTCATTTTAGTGGTGGACGACGATGCCCCCACCCGGGAGGCCATTGCCGCGGGCTTAAAGAAACTGGGGCATGAAATCCTCATGGCGGGCAAGGGCACCGAAGCCTTAGAGGAGGTGCGCCGCCATCCGGTGGATCTGGCCATCATCGACCTGAAGCTGCCGGACATGGAAGGCACCGAGCTCTTTGCCATCCTCAGGCTGCTTCGGCCCCAGGCCATGGCCATCATGATCTCCGGACTGGCCACGGTGGAGGAGGCGGTCTCCGCCCTCAAGCGGGGCATTTATGATTTCATCACCAAAGACTTCCGCATGCATGAGCTGCGCAAGGTGGTGACCAAGGCCCTGGAGACCCAGCAGATTTTGGCGGAAAACGTCAAGCTGCGCCAGGAGCTGGCCCAGCGGGGCCCCACCGGCCGCCTCATCGGCAAAAGCCCGGCCCTGGCCAAAGTGCTGCAGCTCATCAATCAGGTGGCCCCCCTGAAAAGCACCGTGCTCCTCACCGGCGAAAGCGGCGTGGGGAAAGAGCTGGTGGCCGAAGCCATTCACCTGCTGAGCCCCCGCAAGGACAAGCCCATGATCAAGGTGAACTGCGGGGCCCTCCCTGAAGGGCTCATCGAATCGGAGCTCTTCGGCCACGAGAAGGGGGCCTTCACCGGCGCCATCCAGCAGCGCAAGGGCCGCTTCGAGCTGGCCGACGGCGGCACCATCTTCCTGGACGAAATCAGTGAGATGCCGGTGGCCACCCAGGTGAAGCTCCTCAGGGTACTCCAGGAGGGCGAGTTCGAGCGGGTGGGCGGCACCCAGACCATCAAGGTGGACGTGCGGGTCATCGCCGCCAGCAATGTGGACCTGGAGGCCGCGGTGGCCCAAGGGCGCTTCCGCAAGGACCTCTACTACCGCCTCAACGTCATCCACCTGCACATCCCGCCCTTGCGAGAGCGCTCCGAAGACATCCCCATGCTGGCCCTGCATTTCTTAGACAAATTCTGCCGGGAGAACAACCGCCCCTTGAACGGCTTTTCGCCTGCGGCCATGGCGGCTTTGAAGCGCTACTCCTGGCCGGGCAATGTCCGGGAGCTGCAGAACGTGGTGGAGCGGGCCGTGGCCCTGTGCCAGGGGAACATGGTGGAGCTTACCGACCTCCCCGATGAGATCCGGCAGCACTCCCCCGCCGATGACGTCATCACCGTGCCGGTGGGCGCCTCCATGGAGGAGATCGAGCGCCTGGCCATCGTCCAGACCCTGAAAAAGACCGGGGGCGACAAGGAGCTCACCGCCCGCCTGCTGGGCATCGGCCTGGCCACCCTGTACCGGCGCCTCAAGGAAATGGAGACCAAAGAGCCCCTGACGGAGGAGAGCTGATGGCCCATCTCACCTTTCTCGACCTCAAATTCCTGCCGGTGAAGGAGGCGGAGGCCATCATCCTCCCCATCCCTTATGAAGCCACCACCACCTATGGCGCCGGCACCCGGGAGGCCCCGGAGGCCATCCTGGCCGCCTCCCGGCAACTGGAGCTCTGGGACGAAGAGGACAACTGGGACCCCAGCGCCAAAATCGCCCTGGCCACCGCCCCGCCCCTGACGCCGGAGGCCGCCGGCCCCCAGGCCATGCTGGACAAAATCCGCAAGACCGTGCAGCCCTGGTTCTCCCAAGGGAAGACGGTCCTGGCCCTGGGCGGCGAACACACTATCACCCTGGCCCTGGTGCAGGCAGCCCAGACCAAATACCCGGACCTGCAGGTGGTGGCCCTGGACGCCCACGCCGACCTTAGGGACACCTACGACGGCAGCAAGCTCTCCCACGCCTGTGCCCTGCGCCGGGTCTATGAGCTGGGACGGCCCCTGACTCTCCTGGGCGTCAGGGCCTACTCCCAGGAAGAGCACCAGCTCATGGCCGTGGCCCCCCGGATGACGGTCTTCAAAGCCTCGGCCCTGGCCACCCCCGAAGGCTGGCAGGCCGCCCTGACCCACCTGCAAGGCCTCACCGGTCCGGTATACCTCACCTTGGACGCCGACGCCCTGGACCCCGGAGTCATCCCCGGCGTGGGCACCCCCGAACCCGGGGGCTTAACCTACCGCCAGGCGCTGGAAATCATCCGCACCCTGGGGGCCCGGGGGCCCATCATCGGCGCCGACCTGGTGGAACTCACCCCTCTCCCCGGCCAACGGGTGAGCGAATTCACCGCCGCCCGCCTGGTGTACAAAATGCTGGCGGCCATGTACCGGCAGCGCCGGTGAGGGGAGGGCCGGGGGAGCAGTGGCTCCCCCGCCCTCCCCTCACACTCCCCTCCCCACCCCCTTTAAGGGGTTGGGGGAGAGGGCTTGGGAGAGGGGGCAGGGGTCCATGACCCCTGGCCCCCTCTCCCAAATTCTCCAAAGGAATTGCCCATGCGTAGGAAGATTGAGGAGTTTCATGATGGGGCCCAGGATGGGTTGGAGCCGTTGGAGGCCCTGGATCTGAGCCGGGTGGAGGATTTTGACGACCTGTTGAGGGCGATGGGGAGGACGGCCTTTGGGGGGCGCAGTCTGGGGGAGGCGGCGGAGGTCTTCACCGCCATGGTGACGGATCCGGACTGTCTGGTGGTGGGCACCTTTTCCGGGGCCATGAGTGTGGCCAAGATGGGGCTCCTCATCTGCGACATGGTGGACCGGGGCTGGCTCAAGGTCATTATCACCACCGGCGCCTTGGTGGCCCACGGTTTCATTGAGAATCTGGGCCGGGTGCACTACAAATGCCCCGCGGATCGCGGCGATCGCACCTTGTATCTCCAGGGCTATAACCGCATCTATGACACCCTGGAGATGGAGGCCAACCTGGATTATGCCGAGGAGATCTTCCGGGGGGTGCTGGCCGGGCTGGATCTGGGGGTCACCTGGAGTTCGGAGAGCCTCTGCCGGGAGTTGGGGCGGCATCTGGCGGCCACCACCGACCAGCCGGGGTTGCTCCGCAATGCCTATCTCAAGGGTGTGCCGGTCTATATCCCGGCCTTCACCGATTCGGAGCTGGGGCTGGATGTGGCGGGCTTCAACGTGCGCCAGGGGCTGGCGGCGGGCCAGGACCTGGCCACGGCCCTGAGCCACCTGGCCTTGTCCTACAACCCCTTCCTGGATCTGGGGAGCTATGCCCGTAAGGTGCTGGGCGCCAAGCGGCTGGGCATCTTCACCGTGGGCGGCGGGGTGCCCCGCAACTGGGCTCAGCAGGTGGCCCCTTTCCTGGAGCTCCTGCACGCCCGGCTGGGTCTGGAGCTCCCCGAGGTGCGGTTCACCTATGGGGTGCGCCTCTGTCCGGAGCCGGCCCACTGGGGGGGCTTAAGCGGCTCCACCTACCGGGAGGGGGTGAGCTGGGGGAAGTTCGTGCCGCCGGAGGAGGGCGGGCGCTTTGCCGAGGTGCTGTGCGACGCCACCATCACCTGGCCTTTGCTGCTGAAGGCGGTGCAGCAGCGCCTGGAGAAGCGCCAGGCCGCCTCCGGGCCGAAGTGAGGGGGGTGGTTCCGGGCCTCCGCCCATGACCTGCAGGCAGTCAGGGCAGGCGTTCTCCCGGACCCACCCCTGAAATACCTCAGTCTTTGCCGCAGGCCACTGCGCCGCAGGTGCAGAGTTTTCCCTGCCGCCAGGCTTCTAAGCCCTCTTTCACCAGCACCGCGCCGATGACCAGGCCGATGACCGGGTCCGCCTGCCAGAAGCCAAAGAGGTAGTTGGCCCCCAGACCGATGAGCAGCGCCGCGGAGAGAAAGGCGCAGGCCAGGGTCTGGCGGGAGTCGGCCACCAGACTCCGGCTCCCCAGCTGCCGGCCGGTTCTGGCCTTCAGGTAATAGAGCAGCGGCATGGCCAGAAGGGAGAACAGGGCGATGGCAATGCCCAGGAGGGTGGGGTCCGGCGCCTCCCGGTGCCAGAGCTTTTCCCCTGACTCGTAGAGCACGTAGGCGGCCAGCAGGAAGAAGGTGAGGCCCACCAGCTTGACGGCCCGCTGCTCCCGGCGTTCCACTTCGGCCGCGGTCAAAAAGGCATGGGGGCGGAACCGCCAGATCATCACCAGGCCGGAGAGGGACTCCACGAAGCTGTCCAGGCCGAAGCCCACCAGGGCGATGCTCCCGGCCCCGGCGCCGGCCAGGACCGAAACCAGGCCCTCCAGCACATTGTAGCCCACCGTGAGGTAGGACAGGGCCAAGGCCCGACGGTTGAGGTCAGTGGTCATGGGATTGCTGCTGGGGGAGGGGGCTAAGGGGCGGTGGCCCCTTACCCCCTCCCCCAGTCCCCCACCCCCAAACCCTTGTAAGGGCTGGGGAGGGGAGCTTGAAGGGAGGGGGGAGCCGCCGCTCTCCCGGCCCTCCCCTCAAAAGCTATCTTTATGAAAGCAAATATAAGCCTTAGGGGATTAAGAGTAAACCCAGGCAGGCCCTCGCTTCACTTCTCCGCCTGGGGACCGTGGTAAATGAAGCGCTTCAGGCGGGCGAAATATTCCTTGCCCCCCACGAGGTAGGTATCGTTGTGGTGAGCGCCGGGGATGAGGTAGAGCTCCTTAGGGGCCCTGGCCGCGGCATAGACCCGATCCCCCATGGACACCGGAATGACCTCGTCGGCGGTGCCGTGAATCACCAGAACCGGCACCCGCACCGCACCGATCTTCCCCAGATTGTCGTAAGGGACCGAGGGCCGCCAGTCAAAGAGGAAAGGGGCATAGAGCCGGGCCATCTCCTGGGAGTTGGTGAAGGCCGCCTCGATGATCAGGCTGCGGCAGGGGACTTTGGTGGCCAGGTCCGTGGCCAGCGCGGTGCCCAGCGAGCGGCCGAAGAGCACGATGTCGGCGGGCGCAAAGCCCAGCTCTGCGGTGGCCGTGCGATAGGCCGCGGCAGCATCCAGATACGTCCCCTCCCGGGTGATGCGACCCTGGGAGAGGCCGTATTCCCGGTAATCGAAGATAAACACCTGCACATCCGCAAGGTCGTGCAGGAGTTTGATGTTCTCCAGGCGGTGGCTGATGTTGCCGGCATTGCCATGGAACCATAAGAAAAGGGGGCAGCCCGGTTTGGGCACCAGCCAGCCGTGCAGGCGCACCCCATCGGCAGCGGTGAACCACACTTCCTGATAGGGGAGGCCCCAGTCCGCCGGCGTGCCCTCCAGATGCGGGTCCGGGAAAAAGACGATGCCCTTTTCTGAGTATTCCAGGCTCACAAGGCCTCCCAGACAAGGGGTAGGGGGAGGGAGTTTGAGGGAGGGGGCAGGGGTCCGCGACCCCTGACCCCCTCCCTCAACTCCTCACCCCAGCCAGAATCCCACGATATAGCGCAGGGCCAGGCCGACGATGATGATTCCCAGGCCGATGCGGATGGTGGTGCCGGGGAGGAATTTTTGCAGGCGGGCGCCGATATACATGCCCAAAAAGCCGCCGAGACCGAACAGGGCCCCCAAAAGCAGGTCCGGGGCCACGGCCTGGCCGGGAAAATAGGGGGCCAGACCGTAGTAGATGGCCACTCCGGCCACCGAGGTGATGAAGGAGCCCAGCAGCGCCGCGCCGGCGATGGTGTAGATGGGGAGCTGGAAGACCGCGGCCAGAAAAGGGGCGATGATGGCGCCGCCGCCGATGCCGTAGGTGCCGCTGATGAGGCCCACCACCAGGGCCAGGATGAAGACGCCCATGGTGTTGAAGGTGAAGGTCTCCCCCAGGAAGTCATAAGAGATGTGGCGCAGACCCACCGAGCGGGTGCGCACCCGGGCGGCCTCCGGCAAGGGCGCGCCGGCCCGGTAGCCCGCCGCCTTGAGCACTTCCTGCAGCCGCACATTGACCTTGGCCTCGAACTCCTGGATGGCGGCCTTTTTGCGCTTGGCCCAGGGGGTCTGGTCCCACAGGAGCCGACCGCCGAAATACAAGAGGACCAAGCCGACAAAGAGCTTGAAATGCCGGGGGTCCGGCAGCCAGCGGATGCGGATAAGGGCCCCGGCAATGAGCCCCGGCAGGGTCCCCAAAATGGTGACTCCGGCCACCGGCCAGTTCATGCGGCCCTCCCTCAGGTAACGGTACACCCCGCTGGGAATGGCCACGATATTGAAGACCAGGTTGGTGGGGCTCACCGCCGGGCTGGAGAACCCCAGCACACTCACCTGGAAGGGCAGGAGCAAAAAGGCCCCGGAGACTCCGCCCATGGAGGTGAAGGTGGAAACCACCAGCGCCACCACCACCGGCACCAGGGGGTTGACATCCACGCCGGAAACGGGAAAATGCATGGGACCCCCAAATTTTTGTGAAATTTTTCTTATTCTATGGAGAAAAGGTTTCCCGGTGCAAGAACTTAAACCGACATGGGGAAAAATCAGTCAAGGTCGTCTTTGCCGGCCATCCCGGAGAGGTGAATCATGACCCCGGAGCAGGCCTATCAGCATCTGGTGGAGCATCATCGGGAGACCGCCTATCTGAGGGAGGCCCAGAAGCTCCTGTTTTGGGACCAGCGCACCATGCTGCCCCCCAAGGGTCATGCCCACCGGGCCCGGCAGCTTGCCGCCCTGACCCGCTTCATCCATGCCCGGGACACTGACCCCCGGGTGGGCGAGTGGCTGGCGGCGGTGGAAGGGACCCCGCTGGTGGCGGATTCCCTTTCCCCCGCGGCGGTGAATGTCCGGGAGTGGCGGCGCCGCTACGAGCAGGCGGTGCGCATCCCCCCGGAGCTGGCCACCGCCCTGGCCCAGGCCGCCTCGGAGGGCCAGACCGCCTGGGAACAGGCGAGGGCGAAAAACGACTGGCCGGGCTTTCAGCCATATCTGGAGCGCCTTTTGGGCCTCAAGCGGGAGCAGGCCGCGGCCCTGGGATATGACACCGAGCCCTATGACGCCCTGCTGGATTTATATGAGCCCGGGGAGCGGGCTCAGGCCCTGGCGCCCCTGTTTGAGGAGCTGGAGAGGGCTCTCAGGGAGCTGCTTCCCCGGGTGGCGGCGCCCTTCCGACGGGGGGACCAGGTGCTTAGGGGCACCTTTCCCCGGGAGCGCCAGGAGGCTCTGGCCCGGCAGGCCACCCAAGCCCTGGGCTATGACTTCGCCGCCGGCCGCCTGGACACCACCGCCCACCCCTTCAGCATCAACCTGGGGCTGGGGGACGCCCGCATCACCACCCGCTACGATGAGCAGTATTTCGGCTCTGCCTTTTTTGCCGCCCTGCACGAGGCGGGCCACGCCCTCTACAGCCAGGGCCTGCCGCCGGAGCATTGGGGCACCCCCCGGGGCGAGTCCGTCTCCCTGGGCATTCACGAATCCCAGTCCCGCCTGTGGGAGAACCTGGTGGGCCGCTCGCTCAGCTTTTGGCGATTCTTCCTGCCCCAGGTGCAGGCCGCCTTCCCGGAACTCAAAGGCGCGCGGCTGGAGGAGTTTTACGCCGCGGTGAACCAGGTGCGCCCTAGCCTCATCCGGGTGGAGGCCGATGAGCTCACCTATAATCTGCACATCATCTTCCGCTTCCATTTGGAGCGGGAACTAATCAACGGCGGGCTGGCCGTGGGGGACCTGCCCGGGGCCTGGAACGAGCAGGTGCGCCGCGGCCTGGACCTTGAGGTGCCCGACGACGCCCGAGGAGTGCTTCAGGACGTGCATTGGTCCGGCGGGCACTTCGGCTACTTCCCCACCTACACTTTGGGGAATCTCTACGCCGCCCAGTTTTTTGCCAAAGCCCAGGAGGAGCTGGGAGACCTGCCAGGGGCCTTTGCCCGGGGGGATTTTCCGCCGTTGCTCACCTGGCTGCGGGAAAAGATCCACAGCCAGGGTTCCACTTTCTGGCCCCGGAACCTGGTGCGGCAAGTGACCGGCGAAGATCTGAGCCCCCGGTATTTCCTAAGGTATGTGGAGGATAAATTCACCCGGGAGCCTTGACAAGGCTCAGCCCGCGGCCGGCGCCAGCAGCCCGGCCACCCAGACAAAGCTCACCTCCGAGGGCAGGCCGGGAGGGGTAAACCCCCGGGTGCGGCGCTCATCAAGCCGCCAGCCGGCCGCGGCATAGGCGGCCCAGAGCTTAGCCTCGTCGGGCTCCCTCAGACCGGCCAGGAGAAGACGGCCCCGGGGAGCGGTAAGGCGCAGGAGCTCGGAGACCTTGGCCCGGTGGACCTCGGGGTGGAGGTTGGCCGCCACCAGCTCAAAGGGGCCTTTCAGGCACTCGGTGGAGCCGTGGATGACATGCAGGCGGGAGGCCAAGCCGTTGGCCAGGGCGTTTTGCCGGGTGGCCCGCACCGCCGCCGGGGCGATGTCCACCCCCACCACTTTGGACACCCCCAGGGCCGCGGCGGCCAGTGCCAGGACCCCGCTGCCGCAGCCCACGTCCAGGAAGCTGTGGACCGGTCCGGCGGCCAAGGCGACGCTGAGCAGCTCCAGGCACAGGCGGGTGGCGGGATGGCTGGGGGGAAAGGCGCCCTCCGGGTTGATCAGGAGCACCCGCTCTCCTTCCGGGGTGCCCGCCGGCCGCCGGGTTCTCAGGCTCAGCCCGGGCCTGAGGTAGTAGCACCAGCCGGCAGCGGGGTCCGCCGCGGGGTTTGCACACATAAGAACAGGTGAAACGAGGAAGAATTTCCGGCTCTTGTCTGCAAGTTAACCTTGGTCTTGTCCGAATGACAAGAGATGAGAAGCAAAAGAGTCCTTTCTCATGAGCCTGCGGTGACCTGATGCTGACCGGAACCCGTCTGGAGGCCAAGAAATTGTTGTTCATGGCGATCCTGTGGCTGATTCCCCTGCTTATCCCGGGGGCAGCCGCCGCCGAGCCCGAGCTCCCCGCCGGCAAGGTCATCTGGATCGACCAGACCAGGCAGGTGGGCCGGGCTTATGAAGACGGCAAAAAGATCATGGAATTTCCCGTGCTCACCGGCGATGACGAAACCACCACACCTCCGGGGGTCTACCGGGTGCGCCAGAAGGTGGAAGATTACTTTTCCCGCAAATATCAGGTGCCCATGCCCTACTCCCTCTTTTTTGACCTGAAGCACCGCCGGGCCATCCACGAGGGCGAGGTGCCGCCGGCTCCCCAGCGCCGGGAATATGCCACCCACGGCTGCGTGCACGTGGAATCCCCCTATATCGAGCGTCTCTTTGACTGGGCCGAGGAAGGCACCACCCTGGTCATCATCACCGGCTGGCGCACCGAGGAGTAAGGCGGATGGCGCACCGTTCCCAAGCCCCCTGGCCGATACCCGCGCCACCGGAAAAAAAGCATCTTTTACCGGCAGAAACTGATAAAATGAAGCATTACAGGCTGTGAAAGGAAGCATGATCACATTACCCACAGTAGAGGTCAAAGGCGCCGCGCGGGGAGTCATCTTTATCCAGGGAGGGATGGGCATCGGCATCTCCCTGGCACCCCTGGCCAAGGCGGTGGCCCGGCGGGGCGGCATCGGCACCATCTCCAGCGCGGCATTGCATACCCTGGTGAGCAAACGCATCGGCCGGCGGGTGGACGCCCGGGAGGCCGCGGCCATCGAGGTGGCGGAAGCCAAAAGCGAAGGCGGCTTCATCGCCATCAACATCATGGTGGCCCTTCACAAAACCTTCTTCAAATCCATCCTGGGGGCCATTGACGGCGGGGTGAACGCCCTCATCCTGGGCGCCGGCCTCCCCACCACCCTGCCCGACGAAGTCAAGACCGCGCCGGTGGCCCTCATCCCCATCGTCTCCTCGGTCAAGGCC
Proteins encoded in this region:
- a CDS encoding L,D-transpeptidase, which produces MLTGTRLEAKKLLFMAILWLIPLLIPGAAAAEPELPAGKVIWIDQTRQVGRAYEDGKKIMEFPVLTGDDETTTPPGVYRVRQKVEDYFSRKYQVPMPYSLFFDLKHRRAIHEGEVPPAPQRREYATHGCVHVESPYIERLFDWAEEGTTLVIITGWRTEE
- a CDS encoding 50S ribosomal protein L11 methyltransferase; this encodes MCANPAADPAAGWCYYLRPGLSLRTRRPAGTPEGERVLLINPEGAFPPSHPATRLCLELLSVALAAGPVHSFLDVGCGSGVLALAAAALGVSKVVGVDIAPAAVRATRQNALANGLASRLHVIHGSTECLKGPFELVAANLHPEVHRAKVSELLRLTAPRGRLLLAGLREPDEAKLWAAYAAAGWRLDERRTRGFTPPGLPSEVSFVWVAGLLAPAAG
- a CDS encoding sulfite exporter TauE/SafE family protein produces the protein MHFPVSGVDVNPLVPVVVALVVSTFTSMGGVSGAFLLLPFQVSVLGFSSPAVSPTNLVFNIVAIPSGVYRYLREGRMNWPVAGVTILGTLPGLIAGALIRIRWLPDPRHFKLFVGLVLLYFGGRLLWDQTPWAKRKKAAIQEFEAKVNVRLQEVLKAAGYRAGAPLPEAARVRTRSVGLRHISYDFLGETFTFNTMGVFILALVVGLISGTYGIGGGAIIAPFLAAVFQLPIYTIAGAALLGSFITSVAGVAIYYGLAPYFPGQAVAPDLLLGALFGLGGFLGMYIGARLQKFLPGTTIRIGLGIIIVGLALRYIVGFWLG
- a CDS encoding carboxypeptidase M32, with product MTPEQAYQHLVEHHRETAYLREAQKLLFWDQRTMLPPKGHAHRARQLAALTRFIHARDTDPRVGEWLAAVEGTPLVADSLSPAAVNVREWRRRYEQAVRIPPELATALAQAASEGQTAWEQARAKNDWPGFQPYLERLLGLKREQAAALGYDTEPYDALLDLYEPGERAQALAPLFEELERALRELLPRVAAPFRRGDQVLRGTFPRERQEALARQATQALGYDFAAGRLDTTAHPFSINLGLGDARITTRYDEQYFGSAFFAALHEAGHALYSQGLPPEHWGTPRGESVSLGIHESQSRLWENLVGRSLSFWRFFLPQVQAAFPELKGARLEEFYAAVNQVRPSLIRVEADELTYNLHIIFRFHLERELINGGLAVGDLPGAWNEQVRRGLDLEVPDDARGVLQDVHWSGGHFGYFPTYTLGNLYAAQFFAKAQEELGDLPGAFARGDFPPLLTWLREKIHSQGSTFWPRNLVRQVTGEDLSPRYFLRYVEDKFTREP